In the genome of Candidatus Thermoplasmatota archaeon, one region contains:
- a CDS encoding C25 family cysteine peptidase, with protein FTYNIGAGIQNGEHAIFLSIHAFPARYIPSTNELEYVNEMSIKINYIPPEKPMLNNDVYDLLIVSPSEFSDTLQPLVEHKESYGVRTLLVTLDEIYDGNYFPVQGRDGAEKIKYFIKDSIEEWGIKYVMLFGGKTSYITGNWGYDGPTKVDDSLWHVPVRYAALDDQAEKGYLSDLYFADIYDADGNFSTWDKNGDGIYAAWSFRYGKDPIDGYPDVYVGRLACRSVKEAQTVVNKIITYESTPADPSWFNKMLLIGGDTFNSNDGIYEGEYSTQHLFSFMPSQFQATSLFASDGTLSFGGGESSIAAKLSWMNVIPTFSEGFGFVAFDGHGSPTAWATHFPDKASHDDPWLNGLMTYNMDLLSNGEKLPIVSVGGCHNSEFNISLLDFSKNEWTYQPTYECWSWHLVKMARGGSIATLGYAGLGYGATGDGDKDGIPDCVQYSGGYIEAKFFEAYGQYGKDMLGEAWGQSVTKYIDAFPPMDDRIDCKTIEEWCLLGDPSLKIGGYS; from the coding sequence GTTCACATATAACATTGGAGCGGGCATTCAAAACGGAGAGCATGCTATATTTCTTTCAATACATGCTTTTCCAGCACGCTATATTCCATCAACAAATGAACTGGAGTATGTAAATGAAATGAGTATTAAGATAAATTACATTCCTCCTGAAAAGCCGATGCTTAACAATGATGTTTATGATTTGCTCATTGTATCGCCATCTGAGTTCAGCGATACTCTGCAGCCATTGGTAGAGCATAAGGAAAGCTATGGTGTTAGGACATTGCTCGTGACACTGGACGAAATATATGACGGCAACTACTTCCCGGTTCAGGGAAGAGACGGTGCAGAGAAAATAAAATACTTCATCAAGGACAGCATTGAGGAGTGGGGTATAAAGTATGTAATGCTATTTGGCGGAAAGACATCATATATAACGGGAAACTGGGGATATGACGGTCCGACAAAAGTGGATGATAGTCTATGGCACGTTCCTGTAAGATATGCGGCTCTGGATGATCAGGCGGAGAAAGGATACCTAAGCGACCTTTATTTTGCAGACATATATGACGCAGATGGAAATTTCAGCACATGGGATAAAAATGGAGATGGAATATATGCAGCATGGTCATTCAGATATGGAAAAGATCCAATTGATGGTTATCCAGATGTTTACGTAGGCAGGCTTGCATGCAGAAGCGTAAAGGAAGCGCAGACAGTTGTAAACAAAATCATCACGTATGAGAGCACACCCGCAGATCCTTCATGGTTTAATAAAATGCTTCTGATTGGAGGAGATACATTCAATTCAAATGACGGCATATATGAAGGAGAATATTCAACACAACATTTGTTCAGCTTCATGCCATCTCAGTTCCAGGCTACGTCGCTATTTGCATCTGATGGCACCCTCTCCTTTGGAGGAGGAGAAAGCAGTATTGCAGCCAAACTTTCATGGATGAACGTTATACCTACCTTCAGTGAAGGTTTCGGTTTTGTTGCATTTGACGGCCATGGAAGTCCAACGGCGTGGGCGACTCATTTTCCAGACAAAGCTTCTCACGATGATCCATGGCTCAATGGTTTGATGACATATAATATGGATTTGCTCAGCAATGGGGAAAAGTTGCCAATCGTGAGTGTTGGTGGCTGCCATAACAGCGAGTTCAACATCAGCCTCTTGGATTTTTCAAAGAATGAATGGACATATCAGCCTACATACGAATGCTGGAGCTGGCATCTTGTGAAGATGGCTAGAGGGGGCTCTATTGCAACTCTTGGATACGCGGGACTGGGATACGGTGCAACAGGAGACGGTGATAAAGATGGTATACCCGACTGTGTGCAGTACAGCGGCGGATATATCGAGGCAAAATTCTTTGAGGCGTATGGTCAGTACGGGAAGGATATGCTTGGGGAGGCTTGGGGTCAGTCAGTAACAAAATACATTGATGCATTTCCGCCGATGGACGATAGAATAGACTGCAAGACTATAGAGGAGTGGTGCTTACTCGGAGATCCATCTCTAAAAATAGGGGGCTATTCATAA
- the tmk gene encoding dTMP kinase codes for MMRGKFFTFEGIDGSGKTTISKMVYEEVRKKWHAVWTKEPTDKWTGKAVVRAINEKKDDVTIALLFTADRNEHVKKIKKWMDEGKVVICDRYADSTIAYQSVNLSSIDTPMEWLKKMLSPFYIKPDITFLFILDPSVAIKRIGDRKLSPFEKISFLDKVQKNYIEIAENEDRFIKLDATESKEKLKEKCLKIVEKEMGYGL; via the coding sequence ATGATGAGAGGGAAATTTTTTACTTTTGAGGGGATAGACGGCTCGGGAAAGACCACCATTTCCAAAATGGTATATGAAGAGGTAAGAAAGAAATGGCATGCGGTATGGACAAAAGAGCCAACCGATAAATGGACAGGAAAGGCTGTTGTAAGGGCAATAAATGAAAAAAAAGATGATGTAACCATCGCTCTTCTATTTACGGCGGATAGAAACGAGCATGTAAAGAAAATAAAAAAATGGATGGATGAGGGAAAAGTAGTTATATGTGACAGGTATGCTGATTCCACTATTGCCTACCAGTCCGTAAATCTTTCAAGTATTGATACGCCGATGGAATGGCTTAAAAAAATGCTTTCCCCATTTTACATAAAACCAGATATAACATTTCTTTTTATTTTGGATCCATCGGTTGCGATAAAAAGGATAGGGGATAGAAAGCTATCTCCTTTCGAAAAAATATCTTTTTTGGATAAGGTACAAAAAAATTATATCGAAATTGCTGAAAATGAGGACAGATTCATAAAACTGGATGCAACGGAAAGCAAAGAGAAATTAAAAGAAAAGTGTTTAAAAATTGTAGAGAAAGAGATGGGGTATGGATTATGA
- a CDS encoding FAD-binding oxidoreductase, producing MDDNVYGLYKCRVLRVYDLTDEEKLFLLRFEDSEIAESWTFTPGQFVQVALPGIGEVPISICSSPMHRGFFEMCIKKVGKVTEMIHKLQPGDFMGVRGPYGNGFPMGEFEESDILLVAAGIGMVPLRSVFMYALDNRWKFGNITVINSARYGNKLLFQKELEAMRDIAEAENICIIQTVTRDPEWQGRVGRAQEHIKDVNTDPKNSYVVVCGTPTCYRGIFDKLIEAGYNPKKIYVTLERRMKCGVGKCGHCIAGSSTFLKYICIDGPVFGYYDIISTQGLI from the coding sequence ATGGATGATAATGTATACGGCCTCTATAAATGCCGTGTGCTGCGAGTTTATGACCTAACTGATGAGGAGAAGCTGTTTCTGTTAAGATTTGAGGATTCCGAAATAGCCGAATCATGGACATTCACGCCGGGCCAGTTCGTTCAGGTTGCCCTGCCGGGTATAGGCGAGGTTCCCATATCGATATGCTCTTCTCCCATGCATCGGGGCTTTTTTGAGATGTGCATAAAAAAAGTTGGAAAGGTTACCGAAATGATACACAAACTGCAGCCTGGGGATTTCATGGGTGTAAGAGGGCCGTACGGCAATGGATTCCCAATGGGCGAGTTCGAAGAATCCGATATTTTGCTTGTTGCGGCAGGAATTGGAATGGTTCCTTTGCGCTCCGTATTCATGTATGCCCTAGACAACCGCTGGAAGTTCGGAAATATCACCGTTATAAACAGTGCCCGTTATGGAAATAAGTTGCTATTCCAAAAGGAATTGGAAGCCATGAGGGACATCGCTGAAGCAGAGAATATATGCATCATCCAGACAGTGACTCGCGATCCCGAGTGGCAGGGAAGGGTGGGAAGAGCACAGGAACACATAAAAGATGTCAATACTGACCCAAAAAACTCGTATGTTGTTGTTTGCGGTACGCCGACATGTTACCGCGGCATATTCGATAAATTAATTGAAGCGGGATATAACCCAAAAAAGATATACGTTACGCTTGAAAGAAGAATGAAATGCGGCGTGGGAAAATGCGGGCACTGCATAGCAGGCTCATCGACTTTCCTCAAATACATATGTATAGATGGCCCGGTTTTCGGGTATTATGACATAATCTCTACCCAGGGTTTGATATAG
- a CDS encoding sulfhydrogenase 1 subunit delta, which translates to MKIGIHGLTSCYGCQLSMAVVERILDVVNTFDLKYFYMLSSGGKIEHVDIAFVEGSVSTEKDEEELKKIRENADVLIAIGSCAIHGGVQGILCDEGVDYNEAFKMVYGDKKIDYNGRIAQPLDKFVKVDYSLPGCPPEEDDIMYYLATFAIGSWPEEKDYPVCAECRRAGNPCILIEKGEPCLGPVTVAGCDARCIGYGIPCIGCRGPVPQGTAWFDSLARTFKEKGMDKEYVRKRMAIFAAQYGKLDEMLDKVYGD; encoded by the coding sequence ATGAAAATAGGAATACATGGTTTGACCTCGTGCTATGGATGCCAGTTGAGCATGGCAGTTGTAGAGAGAATACTGGATGTCGTTAACACATTCGATCTGAAGTATTTTTATATGCTGTCTAGTGGAGGAAAAATAGAGCATGTAGATATCGCTTTCGTTGAAGGCAGCGTCAGCACGGAGAAAGATGAGGAAGAACTCAAAAAAATAAGAGAAAATGCAGATGTGCTCATTGCCATCGGCTCATGTGCAATTCACGGGGGGGTGCAGGGCATACTTTGTGATGAAGGAGTTGATTACAATGAAGCATTCAAAATGGTTTATGGCGATAAAAAAATTGATTACAATGGGAGAATAGCCCAACCCCTCGATAAATTCGTCAAGGTGGATTACAGCCTCCCCGGCTGCCCTCCCGAGGAAGACGATATCATGTATTATCTGGCAACATTTGCAATAGGCAGCTGGCCCGAGGAGAAGGATTATCCTGTTTGTGCGGAGTGCAGGAGAGCAGGCAATCCGTGCATTTTGATAGAAAAAGGCGAGCCATGTCTCGGTCCCGTTACTGTAGCGGGATGTGATGCCCGCTGTATTGGATACGGCATTCCATGCATTGGATGCAGGGGGCCAGTACCTCAGGGAACGGCATGGTTTGATTCCCTTGCCAGAACTTTTAAGGAAAAGGGAATGGATAAGGAATACGTGAGAAAGAGGATGGCGATATTCGCCGCCCAGTATGGTAAGCTGGATGAGATGCTTGATAAAGTCTATGGGGATTAA